In Vibrio bathopelagicus, the following are encoded in one genomic region:
- a CDS encoding Ig-like domain-containing protein encodes MNKFFKSLLAIVAFPLLMLLTGCDSEDAFTESTVKLERIDMIASPIETSGGSNLTLAIGYKQSFEAVGHYSDGSSRTLTELNVNNWHASNYGAGYFDKPGVFTANNEGHTILTAIKDGVISNTVDVNVSSAVITAIQVTPSPVDIAKGQAQPLTATATFSDGTASDISGSVTWVPVDTATAAVSPTGLLSGVETGKTTLTAFKDGVISNTVEVNVSSAVITAIQVTPSPVTVAKGQAQQLTATATFSDGTASDISRSVAWVSADTAKATVSPTGLLSGVEVGHTTLTALKDGVTSNTVVVNVSSAVITAIQVTPSPVDIAKGQTQQLTAIATFSDGTASDLSSSVTWAPVDTATATVSSIGLLSAVEVGNTTLTATKDGVTSNTVDVNVSSAVITAIQVTPSPADVAKGQTEPLTATATFSDGTVSDISRSVAWVSADTAKATVSPTGLLSGVESGYTTLTAFKDGVTSNTVDVNVSSAVITVIQVIPPVTVAKGQTEPLTATATFSDGKSSDLSSSVVWAPVDTATAAVFSSGLLFGVEAGNTTLTAFKDGVTSNTVDVNVSSAVITDIQVTPSPVDMAKGQTELLTATATFSDGTVSDISRSVAWTSADTAKATVSPTGLLSGVEAGNTTLTAFKDGVTSNKVDVNISSAVITAIQVTPSPADVAKGQTEPLTATATFSDGTVSDISRSVAWASVDTAKATVSPTGLLSGVESGYTTLTALKDGVTSNTVDVNVSSAVITDIQVTPSPVDVAKGQTEPLTATATFSDGTVSDISSSVTWAPADTGTAAVFSTGLLSGVEVGNTTLTAIKDGVTSNTVVVNVSSAVITAIQVTPSPVNVAKGQTEPLTATATFSDGTASDISSSVAWLSADTATATVSPTGLLSGVEVGNTTLTAFKDGVTSNTVDVNVSSAVITAIQVNPLTVDMSKGQTEPLTARATFSDGTVSDISNSVAWVSADTAKATVSSIGLLAGVEVGHATLTAFKDGVTSNTVDVNVSSAVITAIQVTPSPVDVAKGQAQQLTATATFSDRTVSDISRSVAWLSVDTAKATVSPTGLLSGVEVGNTTLTATKGGVTSDTVDVNVSSAVITAIQVTPSPVDVAKGQGQQLTATARFSDGTVSNLSSSVAWVSADTATATVSPTGLLSGVEVGKTTLTAFKDGVTSNTVDVNVSSAVITAIQVNPSPVDVAKSQTEPLTATATFSDGNVSDISSSVAWVSADTAKATVSPTGLLAGVEVGHTTLTAFKDGVTSNKVDVNVSSAVITDIQVTPSPVDVAKGQAEPLTATARFSDGTVSNLSSYVSWTSADTAKATVSPTGLLSGVEVGNTTLTAFKDGVTSAPVVVNVSSAVITDIQVTPSPVDVAKGQTEPLTATATFSDRTSSDISNSVTWTPVDKATATVSSTGLLSGIEVGKTTLTAFKDGVTSNKVDVNVSSAVITAIQVTPSPVDVAKGQAEPLTATATFSDGTSSDISRSVVWVPADIGTAAVFSNGLLSGVETGKTTLTAIKDGVTSNTVDVNVSSAVITAIQVTPSPVDVAKGQTEPLTATATFSDGTVSDISSSVTWLSADTATATVSPTGLLAGVEAGNTTLTAFKDGVTSNTVDVNVSSAVITAIQVTPSPVDVAKGQAEPLTATATFSDGTVSDISSSVAWLSADTAKATVSPTGLLAGVEVGNTTLTAFKDGVTSNTVDVNVSSAVITAIQVTPSPVTVAKGQTEQLTATATFSDGTSSDISRYVTWAPADTATAAVFSTGLLFAVEVGHTTLTAIKDGVTSNTVDVNVSSAVITGIQVTPSPVNVGKGQAQQLTATATFSDRTSSDISNSVTWTPVDTATAAVSPTGLLSGVETGKTTLTAFKDGVISNTVEVSVSPVIITAIRVTPSPVDVAKGLDKQLTATATFSDGSFSDISRYVSWTPVDTATATVSADGLLAGVEVGNTTLTAFKDGVTSDTVDVNVSSAVITAIQVTPSLVDVAKGLDKQLTARATFSDGVLSDISNTVAWASVDTATATVSPTGLLAGVEVGHTTLTAFKDGVTSNKVDVNVSPAVITAIQVTHSAVGVAKGQTEQLTATAELSDRTSSDISSSVAWLSADMATATVSPTGLVSGVKVGHTTLTANKDGVTSNTVDVNVCANFAGMCIDIFDTGTGKLFTSSPSVGYLDNIIGYSPPQGITNTEKGTKGPAGEFYAFKWADANALCDAYNRHSLRGRTNWYLATKDELKTELYDTYGNMFTARGWPTVGYYWSETPEVGANYSYYGVKLYSGTFLPKSGSHWYLYASCVSNP; translated from the coding sequence ATGAATAAATTTTTTAAGTCTCTATTAGCAATAGTGGCTTTTCCATTATTAATGTTATTAACCGGTTGTGATTCAGAAGACGCCTTCACTGAATCAACCGTAAAATTAGAACGTATAGATATGATCGCATCGCCAATCGAAACGAGTGGTGGGAGTAATCTGACGCTTGCGATTGGTTACAAGCAGTCCTTTGAAGCGGTTGGTCACTACTCTGATGGCTCATCTCGTACATTGACGGAATTGAATGTGAATAATTGGCATGCAAGTAACTATGGTGCGGGGTACTTTGATAAGCCAGGCGTATTTACTGCTAACAATGAGGGGCATACGATACTCACGGCCATCAAAGATGGTGTCATCAGTAATACGGTGGACGTGAATGTTTCGTCAGCGGTCATTACTGCCATTCAAGTCACCCCTTCGCCTGTGGATATTGCGAAAGGTCAGGCTCAACCGTTAACCGCAACAGCGACCTTTAGTGATGGAACAGCGTCTGACATCTCTGGCTCAGTGACGTGGGTGCCGGTTGATACGGCGACGGCTGCCGTGTCACCAACCGGTTTATTGTCTGGGGTTGAGACGGGTAAAACGACACTCACGGCCTTCAAAGATGGTGTCATCAGTAATACGGTGGAGGTGAATGTTTCGTCAGCGGTCATTACTGCCATTCAAGTCACCCCTTCGCCTGTGACTGTGGCGAAAGGTCAGGCTCAACAGTTAACCGCAACAGCGACCTTTAGTGATGGAACAGCGTCTGATATCTCTCGCTCAGTGGCGTGGGTGTCGGCTGATACGGCGAAGGCTACCGTGTCACCAACCGGTTTATTGTCTGGGGTTGAGGTGGGGCATACGACACTCACGGCCCTCAAAGATGGTGTCACCAGTAATACGGTGGTTGTGAATGTTTCGTCAGCGGTCATTACTGCTATTCAAGTCACCCCTTCGCCTGTGGATATTGCGAAAGGCCAGACTCAACAGTTAACCGCAATAGCGACCTTCAGTGATGGAACAGCGTCTGACCTCTCTAGCTCAGTAACGTGGGCGCCGGTTGATACGGCGACGGCTACCGTGTCATCAATCGGTCTATTGTCTGCGGTTGAGGTGGGTAACACGACACTCACGGCCACCAAAGATGGTGTCACCAGTAATACGGTGGACGTGAATGTTTCGTCAGCGGTCATTACTGCCATTCAAGTCACCCCTTCGCCTGCGGATGTGGCGAAAGGTCAGACTGAACCGTTAACCGCAACAGCGACCTTCAGTGATGGAACCGTGTCTGATATCTCTCGCTCAGTGGCGTGGGTGTCGGCTGATACGGCGAAGGCTACCGTATCACCAACCGGTTTATTGTCTGGGGTTGAGTCGGGTTATACGACACTCACGGCCTTCAAAGATGGTGTCACCAGTAATACGGTGGACGTGAATGTTTCGTCAGCGGTCATTACTGTCATTCAAGTCATTCCTCCTGTGACTGTGGCGAAAGGTCAGACTGAACCGTTAACCGCAACAGCGACCTTCAGTGATGGAAAATCGTCTGACCTCTCGAGCTCAGTGGTGTGGGCGCCGGTTGATACGGCGACAGCTGCCGTGTTCTCAAGCGGTTTATTGTTTGGGGTTGAGGCGGGTAACACGACACTTACGGCCTTCAAAGATGGTGTCACCAGTAATACGGTGGACGTGAATGTTTCGTCAGCGGTCATTACTGATATTCAAGTCACCCCTTCGCCTGTGGATATGGCGAAAGGTCAGACTGAACTGTTAACCGCAACAGCGACGTTCAGTGATGGAACCGTGTCTGATATCTCTCGCTCAGTGGCGTGGACGTCGGCTGATACGGCGAAGGCTACCGTGTCACCAACCGGTTTATTGTCCGGGGTTGAGGCGGGTAACACGACACTCACGGCCTTCAAAGATGGTGTCACCAGTAATAAGGTGGACGTGAATATTTCGTCAGCGGTCATTACTGCTATTCAAGTCACCCCTTCGCCTGCGGATGTGGCGAAAGGTCAGACTGAACCGTTAACCGCAACAGCGACCTTCAGTGATGGAACAGTGTCTGATATCTCTCGCTCAGTGGCGTGGGCGTCGGTTGATACGGCGAAGGCTACCGTATCACCAACCGGTTTATTGTCTGGGGTTGAGTCGGGTTATACGACACTCACGGCCCTCAAAGATGGTGTCACCAGTAATACGGTGGACGTGAATGTTTCGTCAGCGGTTATTACTGATATTCAAGTCACCCCTTCGCCTGTGGATGTGGCGAAAGGTCAGACTGAACCGTTAACCGCAACAGCGACCTTTAGTGATGGAACCGTGTCTGATATCTCGAGTTCAGTGACGTGGGCACCGGCTGATACGGGGACTGCCGCCGTGTTCTCAACCGGTTTATTGTCTGGGGTTGAGGTGGGTAACACGACACTTACGGCCATCAAAGATGGTGTCACCAGTAATACGGTGGTCGTGAATGTTTCGTCAGCGGTCATTACTGCCATTCAAGTCACCCCTTCGCCTGTGAATGTGGCGAAAGGTCAGACTGAACCGTTAACCGCAACAGCGACCTTCAGTGATGGAACAGCGTCTGACATCTCGAGCTCAGTGGCGTGGCTGTCGGCTGATACGGCGACGGCTACCGTGTCACCAACCGGTTTATTGTCCGGGGTTGAGGTGGGTAACACGACACTCACGGCCTTCAAAGATGGTGTCACCAGTAATACGGTGGACGTGAATGTTTCGTCAGCGGTCATTACTGCCATTCAAGTCAACCCTTTGACCGTGGATATGTCGAAAGGTCAGACTGAACCGTTAACCGCAAGAGCCACCTTCAGTGATGGAACCGTGTCTGATATCTCGAACTCAGTGGCGTGGGTGTCGGCTGATACGGCGAAGGCTACCGTGTCATCAATCGGTTTATTGGCTGGGGTTGAGGTGGGGCATGCGACACTCACGGCCTTCAAAGATGGTGTCACCAGTAATACGGTGGACGTGAATGTTTCGTCGGCGGTCATTACTGCCATTCAAGTCACCCCTTCGCCTGTGGATGTAGCGAAAGGTCAGGCTCAACAGTTAACCGCAACAGCAACCTTCAGTGATAGAACCGTGTCTGACATCTCTCGCTCGGTGGCGTGGCTGTCGGTTGATACGGCGAAGGCTACCGTGTCACCAACTGGTTTATTGTCTGGGGTTGAGGTGGGTAACACGACACTCACGGCCACCAAAGGTGGTGTAACGAGTGATACGGTGGACGTGAATGTTTCGTCAGCGGTCATTACTGCCATTCAAGTCACCCCCTCGCCTGTGGATGTGGCGAAAGGTCAGGGTCAACAGTTAACTGCAACAGCGAGGTTCAGTGATGGAACAGTGTCTAACCTCTCTAGCTCAGTAGCGTGGGTGTCGGCTGATACGGCGACGGCTACCGTATCACCAACTGGTTTATTGTCTGGGGTTGAGGTGGGTAAAACGACACTCACGGCCTTCAAAGATGGTGTTACCAGTAATACGGTGGACGTGAATGTTTCGTCAGCGGTCATTACTGCCATTCAAGTCAACCCTTCGCCTGTGGATGTGGCGAAAAGTCAGACTGAACCGTTAACCGCAACAGCGACCTTCAGTGATGGAAACGTGTCTGATATCTCGAGCTCAGTGGCGTGGGTGTCGGCTGATACGGCGAAGGCTACCGTGTCACCAACCGGTTTATTGGCTGGGGTTGAGGTGGGTCATACGACACTCACGGCCTTCAAAGATGGTGTCACCAGTAATAAGGTGGACGTGAATGTTTCGTCAGCGGTTATTACTGACATTCAAGTCACCCCTTCGCCTGTGGATGTAGCGAAAGGTCAGGCTGAACCGTTAACCGCAACAGCGAGGTTCAGTGATGGAACAGTGTCTAACCTCTCTAGCTATGTGTCGTGGACGTCGGCTGATACGGCGAAGGCTACCGTGTCACCAACCGGTTTATTGTCTGGGGTTGAGGTGGGTAACACGACACTCACGGCCTTCAAAGATGGCGTAACGAGTGCTCCGGTGGTCGTGAATGTTTCGTCAGCGGTTATTACTGACATTCAAGTCACCCCTTCACCTGTGGATGTAGCGAAAGGTCAGACTGAACCGTTAACCGCAACAGCGACCTTCAGTGATAGAACATCGTCTGATATCTCGAACTCAGTGACGTGGACGCCAGTTGATAAGGCGACGGCTACCGTGTCATCAACCGGTTTATTGTCTGGGATTGAGGTGGGTAAAACGACACTCACGGCCTTCAAAGATGGTGTCACCAGTAATAAGGTGGACGTGAATGTTTCGTCAGCGGTCATTACTGCCATTCAAGTCACCCCTTCGCCTGTGGATGTGGCGAAAGGTCAGGCTGAACCGTTAACCGCAACAGCGACCTTCAGTGATGGAACATCGTCTGACATCTCTCGCTCAGTGGTGTGGGTGCCAGCTGATATTGGGACCGCTGCCGTGTTCTCAAACGGTTTATTGTCTGGGGTTGAGACGGGTAAAACGACACTCACGGCCATCAAAGATGGTGTCACCAGTAATACGGTGGACGTGAATGTTTCGTCAGCGGTCATTACTGCCATTCAAGTCACCCCTTCGCCTGTGGATGTGGCGAAAGGTCAGACTGAACCGTTAACCGCAACAGCTACCTTCAGTGATGGAACCGTGTCTGATATCTCGAGCTCAGTGACGTGGCTGTCGGCTGATACGGCGACAGCTACCGTGTCACCAACCGGTTTATTGGCTGGGGTTGAGGCGGGTAACACGACACTCACGGCCTTCAAAGATGGTGTCACCAGTAATACGGTGGACGTGAATGTTTCGTCAGCGGTCATTACTGCTATTCAAGTCACCCCTTCGCCTGTGGATGTGGCGAAAGGTCAGGCTGAACCGTTAACCGCAACAGCGACCTTCAGTGATGGAACCGTATCTGATATATCGAGCTCAGTGGCGTGGCTGTCGGCTGATACGGCGAAGGCTACCGTGTCACCAACCGGTTTATTGGCTGGGGTTGAGGTGGGTAACACGACACTCACGGCCTTCAAAGATGGTGTCACCAGTAATACGGTGGACGTGAATGTTTCGTCAGCGGTCATTACTGCTATTCAAGTCACCCCTTCGCCTGTGACTGTGGCGAAAGGTCAGACTGAACAGCTAACCGCAACAGCGACCTTCAGTGATGGAACATCGTCTGACATCTCTCGCTATGTGACGTGGGCGCCGGCTGATACGGCGACGGCTGCCGTGTTCTCGACCGGTTTATTGTTTGCGGTTGAGGTGGGGCATACGACACTCACGGCCATTAAAGATGGTGTCACCAGTAATACGGTGGACGTGAATGTTTCGTCAGCGGTCATTACTGGCATTCAAGTCACCCCTTCGCCTGTGAATGTTGGGAAAGGTCAGGCTCAACAGTTAACCGCAACAGCGACCTTCAGTGATAGAACATCGTCTGATATCTCGAACTCAGTGACGTGGACGCCGGTTGATACGGCGACGGCTGCCGTGTCACCAACCGGTTTATTGTCTGGGGTTGAGACGGGTAAAACGACACTCACGGCCTTCAAAGATGGTGTCATCAGTAATACGGTGGAGGTGAGTGTTTCGCCAGTGATCATCACTGCCATTCGAGTCACCCCTTCGCCTGTGGATGTGGCGAAAGGTCTGGATAAACAGTTAACCGCAACAGCGACGTTCAGTGATGGAAGTTTCTCTGACATCTCTCGCTATGTGTCGTGGACGCCGGTTGATACGGCGACGGCTACCGTGTCAGCCGACGGTTTATTGGCTGGGGTTGAGGTGGGTAACACGACACTCACGGCCTTCAAAGATGGTGTCACCAGTGATACGGTGGACGTGAATGTTTCGTCAGCGGTCATTACCGCTATTCAAGTTACCCCTTCGCTTGTGGATGTGGCGAAAGGTCTGGATAAACAGTTAACCGCAAGAGCGACGTTCAGTGATGGAGTACTCTCTGATATCTCGAACACAGTGGCGTGGGCGTCGGTTGATACGGCGACGGCTACCGTGTCACCAACCGGTTTATTGGCTGGGGTTGAGGTGGGTCATACGACACTCACGGCCTTCAAAGATGGTGTCACCAGTAATAAGGTGGACGTGAATGTTTCGCCAGCGGTCATTACTGCCATTCAAGTCACCCATTCGGCTGTAGGTGTTGCGAAAGGTCAGACTGAACAGTTAACCGCAACAGCGGAGCTCAGTGATAGAACATCGTCTGATATCTCGAGCTCAGTGGCGTGGCTGTCGGCTGATATGGCGACGGCTACCGTGTCACCAACCGGTTTAGTGTCCGGGGTTAAGGTGGGTCATACGACACTCACGGCCAACAAAGATGGTGTCACCAGTAATACGGTGGACGTGAATGTATGTGCTAATTTTGCGGGTATGTGTATTGATATCTTTGATACAGGTACTGGTAAGTTATTTACCAGTTCACCATCAGTGGGCTATCTAGACAACATTATTGGCTATAGTCCTCCACAAGGAATTACTAATACTGAAAAAGGAACTAAAGGCCCTGCTGGTGAATTTTACGCGTTCAAATGGGCTGATGCTAATGCATTGTGCGATGCCTACAACAGACATAGTCTCCGCGGGCGGACGAACTGGTATTTAGCGACAAAAGATGAGTTAAAAACGGAGCTATACGACACATATGGTAATATGTTTACCGCGCGCGGTTGGCCGACGGTCGGTTACTATTGGTCAGAGACTCCTGAAGTGGGTGCTAATTACTCCTACTACGGCGTGAAACTCTACAGCGGCACGTTCCTCCCCAAGAGTGGGTCCCACTGGTATTTGTACGCATCCTGCGTCTCAAATCCTTAA
- a CDS encoding OmpA family protein → MKITISLVCLFCVPVLSATEFPQVFVGVKGGHQWGLDDSYNYSNPEGTILGLYGGLQFDPSWGWDFGYQYHDELMVDVGSVHVKTWLIESTLRYDWHLQVNLSLYGRLGAAYWDMGKSQLSSYESNATGFSPLGEVGVSYHFNPNVRLSTGYQLIGSIGKSNTGKYDSRGLLVSLTFMFGSPVQPALVETAPMSIIEDTPVKETAAVKMPPQIHVFSPKTLDGLFGFDSVEPNQEFIDQLTEISSVLNSYPQAQAVVVGHSDSTGPALYNQNLSERRAQAIVNKLIELGVTLAQLEWRGEGDSQPVADNNVAEGRAENRRVEISIPSFPLKNRLYYYE, encoded by the coding sequence TTGAAAATAACAATATCACTTGTCTGTTTATTCTGTGTTCCTGTGCTATCCGCGACAGAATTCCCTCAGGTTTTTGTTGGTGTAAAGGGTGGGCATCAATGGGGCCTAGACGACAGTTACAATTATTCAAATCCAGAGGGCACAATTTTAGGTCTCTATGGTGGGTTACAGTTCGACCCCTCTTGGGGGTGGGATTTTGGCTATCAATATCACGACGAACTAATGGTGGATGTTGGTTCGGTTCATGTTAAAACTTGGTTGATTGAAAGTACTCTCCGTTACGATTGGCACCTACAAGTTAACCTAAGCTTATACGGTCGACTTGGTGCTGCTTATTGGGACATGGGAAAATCACAACTGTCTTCATATGAGAGCAATGCGACAGGTTTTTCTCCTCTCGGTGAGGTGGGGGTTAGCTACCACTTTAACCCTAACGTCCGATTATCAACGGGTTATCAACTCATTGGCAGTATTGGTAAGTCAAACACGGGTAAGTATGATAGTCGTGGGTTATTGGTTAGTCTAACCTTTATGTTTGGCAGTCCAGTTCAACCTGCGCTAGTCGAAACAGCACCAATGTCTATTATCGAAGATACTCCCGTTAAAGAGACAGCCGCAGTAAAAATGCCTCCTCAAATACACGTGTTTTCACCAAAAACTCTAGATGGATTGTTTGGTTTTGATTCAGTCGAACCTAACCAAGAGTTTATTGACCAATTAACTGAGATATCCTCAGTATTAAATTCATATCCTCAAGCTCAGGCTGTGGTTGTTGGACACTCTGACTCAACAGGTCCAGCACTTTACAATCAAAATCTATCTGAGCGTCGCGCTCAAGCGATCGTCAATAAACTGATCGAATTGGGAGTTACACTGGCACAACTTGAGTGGAGAGGTGAAGGTGATTCTCAACCTGTTGCAGATAACAATGTTGCCGAAGGACGAGCTGAAAATCGCCGAGTTGAAATCTCTATTCCAAGTTTTCCGCTCAAGAATAGGTTGTATTACTATGAATAA
- a CDS encoding outer membrane beta-barrel protein, which translates to MKRIRVGLLIASIGSVSSPVSAQPYVGISLGQAYFSDIKASINSPTRKGSQKLDIDDNSLAIKLLTGYEFNQFIAIEGSIGGYDALDGPMGSLGDMRFFAFQGKATLPITQKLNTFAKAGFSYYSARFESIYGDVSDDSVSGKYGLGMEFRITDNFSAAFEWDYMEAEVDIFKLGDASATMSTKISVFSLGAAYRF; encoded by the coding sequence ATGAAAAGGATAAGAGTAGGGCTATTAATAGCCTCAATAGGCAGTGTTAGTTCTCCGGTAAGTGCTCAACCGTATGTTGGAATATCGCTAGGGCAAGCATATTTCTCAGATATAAAAGCTAGTATTAATTCTCCAACGAGGAAGGGAAGCCAAAAATTAGATATCGATGATAATAGCCTCGCGATAAAACTATTAACTGGTTATGAATTCAATCAGTTTATTGCAATAGAGGGTTCAATCGGAGGATACGACGCATTGGATGGGCCTATGGGTTCGCTGGGTGATATGAGGTTTTTTGCATTTCAAGGAAAAGCAACGTTGCCGATAACACAGAAATTAAACACTTTTGCTAAAGCTGGATTTTCTTACTATAGTGCGAGATTTGAATCTATTTATGGGGATGTCAGTGATGATTCTGTTTCGGGGAAATATGGTTTAGGAATGGAGTTTAGGATAACGGATAACTTCAGTGCAGCTTTTGAATGGGATTATATGGAAGCTGAAGTGGATATTTTCAAATTAGGTGATGCTTCGGCCACAATGTCTACGAAAATTAGTGTATTTTCCCTTGGTGCAGCCTACCGCTTTTAG
- a CDS encoding winged helix-turn-helix domain-containing protein, which produces MDLFFDLIANELNNTKNGKKCSLARRELLIINMLVEANGELVTREKLLKSCWEGKVVTDSSLNVAIRNIRLALIDCGSSITIFTSPRRGYSMIPYIPPKKEEPVREVGDSDGIKVGADTIRTEKRKMVIKGGGLLTMLIMFYYVAYFLIMPYNEDKIMGINVVSFGTSIDQSYNQVLDYLSKAGADSVYIMPDVVNCEHVQILASVNGRFVDMTNVFGMNSCESI; this is translated from the coding sequence ATGGATCTTTTCTTTGATTTAATTGCTAACGAACTTAATAATACTAAAAATGGTAAAAAATGCTCGCTGGCAAGGAGAGAACTATTAATAATAAATATGCTAGTAGAAGCTAATGGGGAATTGGTCACGCGAGAAAAATTACTAAAATCATGCTGGGAGGGAAAGGTAGTAACGGATAGTTCACTGAATGTTGCCATAAGAAACATAAGGCTCGCTTTGATTGATTGTGGTAGTTCTATTACTATTTTTACCTCACCAAGGCGAGGTTACTCAATGATACCTTATATACCTCCCAAAAAAGAAGAGCCTGTTAGGGAGGTAGGCGATTCTGATGGGATTAAGGTAGGGGCTGATACTATTCGTACTGAAAAAAGAAAAATGGTCATTAAAGGTGGAGGGCTTCTTACAATGCTAATTATGTTCTATTACGTCGCTTACTTTCTTATTATGCCTTATAACGAAGATAAGATAATGGGTATCAATGTAGTGTCATTTGGAACATCTATCGATCAAAGTTATAACCAAGTTTTAGATTATTTAAGTAAAGCTGGAGCGGATAGTGTTTATATTATGCCAGATGTCGTCAATTGTGAACATGTCCAGATATTAGCAAGTGTAAATGGTCGATTTGTAGATATGACAAATGTATTTGGGATGAATAGTTGTGAATCTATTTAA
- a CDS encoding GNAT family N-acetyltransferase produces the protein MSIIVRRSEPSDAKGIKEVYECTNAYTGTLQLPNPSLESWQKRISNIPDNVYSYVALIDDEIVGNLGMEVCVNPRRRHVASFGMGVKDDVLGKGVGSQLLATAIDLCDNWINIKRLELTVYTDNERAISLYKKFGFVIEGESAGFAFRNGEYVAAYHMARLV, from the coding sequence ATGAGTATTATAGTGAGACGGTCTGAACCGTCAGATGCGAAGGGAATAAAAGAAGTCTACGAATGCACTAATGCTTATACCGGAACGCTGCAACTCCCAAACCCATCTCTGGAAAGCTGGCAAAAACGAATCTCTAATATCCCTGATAACGTGTATTCATATGTCGCGTTAATCGACGATGAGATTGTCGGCAATTTAGGAATGGAAGTGTGTGTAAATCCGAGAAGGCGTCATGTTGCTTCATTCGGTATGGGTGTTAAAGATGATGTATTAGGCAAAGGTGTTGGTAGCCAGCTACTCGCGACCGCGATCGACTTGTGTGATAACTGGATTAACATCAAACGACTGGAGCTTACGGTATATACCGATAACGAAAGAGCGATCAGCCTATATAAGAAGTTTGGTTTTGTGATTGAAGGGGAGTCTGCTGGATTTGCCTTTAGAAATGGCGAATATGTGGCGGCTTATCACATGGCACGACTGGTATAA
- the cydX gene encoding cytochrome bd-I oxidase subunit CydX, translating to MWYFVWILGLFLASAFAVLNAISLEKSDSETEF from the coding sequence ATGTGGTATTTTGTTTGGATATTAGGCTTATTCCTAGCCTCTGCATTTGCAGTTTTGAATGCCATTAGCTTAGAGAAAAGTGACTCAGAAACTGAGTTCTGA
- the cydB gene encoding cytochrome d ubiquinol oxidase subunit II, whose product MFEYDTLRLIWWVLIGVLLIGFMITDGFDMGVGALLPFIGKTNSERRVMINSIAPHWDGNQVWLITAGGALFAAWPLVYATSFSSLYVAMYLVLISLWLRPLALEYRAKIDNDQWRKVCDLAISFSGFFPSILFGVAFGNLMQGLPFSLNSLLMVEYHGSFDDLINPFALLCGFVGLLMALLQGSAWLMMKTTDALYNKARLVAQVSAILVASLMVIGGLAISQIDGYLIVSELNNSAVSNPLNKQAIAETGAWFTNFDTYLWMWFAPIGSVLIPLLALISVRLKWDAFVFISSSLTNACIVLTAGFAMFPFIIPSSVNPSHSLTLWDSTSSELTLNIMTGVAFVMVPIILCYTAFSYRTMFGRLDNEYVERNGHSLY is encoded by the coding sequence ATGTTCGAATATGACACATTACGTTTAATTTGGTGGGTGCTAATCGGTGTGTTGCTGATTGGATTTATGATCACCGATGGCTTCGATATGGGAGTAGGAGCGTTGTTACCGTTTATCGGTAAAACCAACTCTGAAAGACGAGTGATGATTAACTCCATTGCGCCCCATTGGGACGGCAATCAAGTGTGGTTAATTACAGCAGGTGGCGCTTTGTTTGCGGCTTGGCCGCTGGTGTATGCGACATCCTTTTCAAGCTTATATGTGGCGATGTACTTGGTTCTTATCTCATTGTGGCTGCGTCCTCTTGCGCTTGAGTATCGAGCCAAGATAGATAACGACCAATGGCGAAAAGTGTGTGATTTGGCGATTTCGTTTTCAGGCTTCTTTCCGTCGATTTTATTTGGTGTCGCATTTGGCAATTTAATGCAAGGGCTTCCATTCTCGCTCAATAGTTTACTGATGGTTGAATACCACGGGTCGTTTGATGATTTGATTAATCCGTTCGCTCTGTTGTGTGGTTTCGTTGGGTTACTAATGGCGTTGTTGCAAGGCAGTGCTTGGCTGATGATGAAAACGACAGATGCGCTATACAACAAGGCAAGATTGGTTGCGCAGGTGAGTGCGATACTTGTGGCTAGCCTGATGGTAATTGGTGGTTTAGCGATAAGCCAAATTGATGGCTATCTGATTGTTAGTGAGTTGAACAATAGCGCTGTTTCAAACCCGTTAAACAAACAAGCGATAGCAGAAACAGGAGCTTGGTTTACCAACTTCGACACTTACCTTTGGATGTGGTTTGCACCAATTGGTAGTGTGCTTATCCCGCTATTAGCTTTGATCAGCGTTAGGTTGAAATGGGATGCGTTTGTTTTTATTAGTTCAAGCCTTACTAATGCCTGCATTGTTTTAACGGCTGGTTTCGCGATGTTCCCATTCATTATTCCATCTAGTGTTAACCCAAGTCACAGCTTAACGTTGTGGGATTCAACATCGAGCGAATTGACTTTGAACATCATGACAGGCGTAGCATTTGTGATGGTGCCAATCATCTTGTGTTACACCGCTTTTAGTTACCGCACCATGTTTGGACGACTCGATAACGAGTATGTCGAACGCAACGGCCATTCACTGTATTAA